The Eriocheir sinensis breed Jianghai 21 chromosome 9, ASM2467909v1, whole genome shotgun sequence genomic sequence TCAAATAGTCAAGTCATAGTAATAGTCAAATAGTCGTCACAGTAATAGTGAAATAGTCAAGTCATAGTAATAGTCAAATAGTCAAGTAAGTCATAGTAATAGTCAAATAGTCAAGTAAGTCATAGTAATAGTCAAATAATCGAGTAATAGTCAGTAAGGAAGGCCGTGACTAGAAAGCAAGGCCGCCCGTCTGTCAAACACGCCCCCTTATGACGAGcggcctgccctgccctgccctccccgCCCCCTGTGGCCGCCTCTGAGGGCACCACCACGCCCCCGCACCCTCAGATCCCCTGCTGCGCcttaataacaaaaaaacaagctCCATAACAAGGCCCACCTGCTCAAGCTCCTGGATGTACTGGTTCAGCATCCTCCTCCCGCTGCCAGGCTCGGGGTGGGTCGCTTGGCCGCCGCTGCTCCCCTCCACACGTCACCCCACAGAGCACGGCAGGGGAGGCTCACCCGTTTAtcactgctttccttcttttagcTTTCCTGTAGCACCACCCAGGGAATACTACAAATTTAtcactgtttttccttcttttagctTTCCTGTAGCACCATGAAGGGAATACTCAATCTTTAtcagttttttccttcttttagctTTCCTGTAGCACCATGAAGGGAATACTCAATCTTTAtcactgttttttccttcttttagctTTCCTGTAGCACCACCCAGGGAATACTAAAAATTTAtcactgtttttccttcttttagctTTCCTGTAGCACCATGAAGGGAATACTCAATCTTTAtcactgttttttccttcttttagctTTCCTGTAGCACCATGAAGGGAATACTCAATCTTTAtcactgtttttccttcttttagctTTCCTGTAGCACCATGAAGGGAATACTCAATCTTTAtcactgtttttccttcttttagctTTCCTGTAGCACCATGAAGGGAATACTCAATCTTTAtcactgtttttccttcttcatagCTTTCCTGTAGCACCATGCAGTGAATACTCAATCTTTAtcactgttttttccttcttttagctTTCCTGTAGCACCATGCAGTGAATACTCAATCTTTAtcactgttttttccttcttttagctTTCCTGTAGCACCATGAAGGGAATACTCAATCTTTATCACTGTTTTTTTTAGCTTTCCTGTAGCACCATGAAGGGAATACTCAATCTTTAtcactgtttttccttcttttagctTTCCTGTAGCACCATGAAGGGAATACTCAATCTTTATCACTGTTTTTCATTTTATAATTCATGTATACCGCAATCATCAGCCTGAATACTAGCTCAATCTTTAtcactgtttttttcttcttttagctttcctgtaggggagagcggtgatgattcggacagtgtaTGGGATTGAGTGctgcgagattttgtgtgaatgtacaaaactttgttgcctttgcccacaaagggacaaccacgccctcagagctgttgttttcgatgcaagtcctattttatgttttttttgcatctcgtatgtaatattttcagtgtgtatcgtaagctctcacttcaaaaacgtgccaattagcgagatgtaaaattatttcggtgacgcagcgatgcccggCGAAGGTATTCCCGTACAACACgatcacccagctctcgtgctggtaaaggagtgtgaccacacatttgctttttatagagtcgtgatgattcggacggttgattttttcatgatttctatgaaatttatatcaatttaaacattataggtgttgcaacggttataaaaaggttaatttgatTGATTTATATTCAAATactatgaaatgccagaattttcctcTTTACAACACTCctacacggcctctgcgtgtgacgaaacacgagaaattaatccagacaaggaaaggtttgccggcgccggggatcgaacccgcgaccagcgcaaCGGGAGAGCCACGCCTTTACCAGTcgaccaaagaggtaccccctatTGGGTaactgggttatgggaggctcgcccatcaggcaagtcgtgtcactacaattATGcctgtgagaagagaaggaagccataataccaaaatttttgcgatatttcttgtagttctccttttattttttcccctttaaatattgagaggatacttttgacCTTAaacaaatgttttgtagaagatataatcttgtttattagccaatcaaacttaagttatattaatactatggcgagtattatgagtgtccataccatcccacctccctggccgaaccatctccacgggtggggatggttcagacgatttagaaacttgtctttcatcaccaacatctgaaaactggaaatagctacgagtgtcatattagcaacctaaagagccaaatgatggaggaacattttgagatcaacaaaattacactacttctcaaacttctttttctaaaaatatttttctaaaaagtgtccgaatcataccggctctcccctacCACCATGAAGGGAATACTCAATTAATCTTTATCACGGTTTTCCTTCTTCATAGCGTTCCAGTAGCACCATGAAGGGAATAGGCCTACTCAATATCTCTATCacggttttcttttttcatagCTTTCCAATAGGAGAATCCAATATGGAGAATCGCTACGCACCTCCAATGTTGCTCCCACGGCCATTATTAGTAGGTATATATCCTTTCCAAGCTATCACATACTGTTGTGTTACTctagtttttccttcttttattagcTTTCCTGTACCGCAATCATCAGCCTGTATCATTCCACTGCAGGACAAATTAAGGCAGGCCAGGCTCAACTGTTTATCACACCATGCAGGGAATACAAAATCTTtaccactttttccttcttttagctTTCCTGTAGCACCATGCAGGGAATGCTCAatctttatcactttttccttATTCGTAACGTACCTATAGCACCACCAAGGAGAGTATATATATAGTCTCCTTGAGCACCACCTAGGGAATACTCAATCTTTatcactatttttccttcttttagctTTCCTGTACCGCAATCATCAGCCTAGCTGTATCAttccactgcaggacaaaggcaGGCCATGCAGGCTCAACTGTTTATCACTGGTTTCCTTCTTAGCTTTCCTGTAGCACCATGCAGGGAATACTCAATCTTTAtaactgttttccttcttcatagcTTTCTTTTATATACCACCATGAAGGGAATACTCAATATTAATCACGGTTTTCCTTCTTACTAGCTTTCCTATACCACAATCATCAGCCTGTATTATTCCATTGCAAGACAAAGGCTGCGGGCCAGGCTCAACTGTTTATCACTGGTCTCCTCCTTTCAGCTTTCCTGTATCACCATGCATCATCAGCCAGGATGGTGCGTTTCACTGTAGGACAAAAGCCTCTCTCAAAcatttttattaatttctgtTCGTGACTCAAGCTTTTTTCCCATTGGAATATTTAGCTATTTTTGCACAGATTTTATCTCAGgctaattcatctttttttttataaccaTATCCTGCGGAAATAGCCGGATTCTGCAAAAAAAGGTATCATATCATATATCACGTGGTGCAGCGGTTGGTGTGTCTAATTACGAATCTGCGGCCTGGGATTCGAATCCCGGCTTGGGCAGTCGGCGAGCATGCCACCCATTTAATTTTGTTTTACCTTAATTGCTTTCGGGATGACCGCTAAATGGATACCTGCCGagacctgaggaaggtaaactggtaacccagatgtcacactggccctgtctcCCCGGTTAATGAGTTCACGTCCACCACAGCCTCCCAGGGCCAATGGTAGgcaacggagatgaacaccgcggCTACGCACAGCTAACAGCGTATATGCTCACAACTTCACCTTAACCTCACCATTTTAAGGATCATGGCAGCATCTCTAGGTTTGTTCAAATCACGATCTGCTGCATGGGCAGCGCACTGGGCCGCTTGTCACGTGCATGTGTGGGCAGTGTGGCAGAGTGGTGCTCACGGTCATGGCGGTAACAGGATGCTACAATCTACATCGCACCATAGGGGCCCGTCATCATGAGATCATTAACCTTAAGCTGGATAACTGCCATAAACCATTAATATTAAACTGGGAGTCATTCAATTCATTAAGGGCGGCAGTAGCTATACTCCCCTTCGCCCCCACCATGATGACTGGCCTCTCTCAGTGCCCCTATTGGACTTCCCGGCCTCAGTTCGATTCCGGGCCGGGGGTGTCAGTTTACATGCACAGCACGCCACCCCAGTCTCTCAGCTAAAAGGATTTATACCAGTCTGGTCCAGTCACATGTTGATTCAAAAGACTGGACTTAACTATTGGTACCCAGCTGACTTAGGTTCGTTCAGAGCTCACACATACTGGGACATTAACCTAAAGTATTCCAGACTAAATTTCCTTCCTGTGACTCACCTTGGCCAGCCTGTCTTACCTGTCCACAGGACGGGAAGGAGAAAGCACAGTTGTTGTTAAACTCTGTTATTCCTGGTGACTCTTTATTTTGGAGAATTTAGTTTTAATGCAGAGGTTATGTAATTCAGTATAATTAATAATGATGGAACACATACAAGGCATGAAACTTACATGAATGGAGGAATGAATAATTTTTAATATACTCTGTAACACTATATTTAGCAGAAAATACAGCAGTTACACTAAAAAAACACTGAGCTATACTTCCTAATGGGGACTGGTGTTATGAGTGTCTTGTTCTGACTGTACAGACTCTATGTACAATTATTTAAAGATGCAGGGAGAGACATATGATTGTAcgcaaaaatataaaacaaatgtaTTGTGGAAGCGTAAAAAGAAATGCAACGTATAGAAAATGCAGCAAATAAATGCAGCAAGAGGGATAAATCATGACGTTTGTAGTGAAAAATGGTGAACTAAAGTCTTACCACAGCAGTACACGATGAGATACAGTATACAAACAATTACTGGGAATTTATGATCCAGTTGGAGACTGTGGCTGCCAGGCAATACATTATACACACAATCATGttacacaatataacataataaTATACAGCTCACTCAGCAGTCCTCGTCCTGCCATTGTCCTCCTTCCACTTGCCACTCGGTTTTGGCCTTTCATGCTGAAGTCATTCCTGTTCCTCCAGAATCTTTGTTATACCTGAGATTTCTATTGTTatttacaaaatttggtcaggtTACATTTGTTATCGCCCTTATATCACTTACTACACCTATATCTACAGACGTGTAAATAAACTAAGTACGGTTTTTGGATATAAGTCTTTTTGAATTCATTGCGAGTTGCACCGTTCATTAATTCAGTGCAATGTGAGatatggtgaagaggaagaggctcACGGGCTGAACACTCTTAGGGTGCGCATGAGTGCAGTGAGGACCCCCGCCAGGTTGGTGGCCTGGGTCATGAGGGTGTTCATGGAGGGGTGGTCCATGCCCCGCCCTGCCGCACTCAGGGCCGCCCGCACTGTGCTCTGGTAGGTGGTGGCCACGTCACGCACCTTTACCACCACGTTCTGCGTCTGCAGTGGCGTTGTGGTGTGGTGTACCACCTCCTGCGTCACATCCACCATGCGTTGCAGGAGAGCCACGCAGGACGACAGGCACTGCAGCAGCGTGTCCTCAGACTCCGTCGCTGATTTGACAAACAGTTTGGAGGCCGTCACAAACTGCCTCGACTCGCTGGTGAGGGCTTCCCGTGCCTCCTGGAATTTAGCTTCATCCTGGGTGGCAGGTCCCCCATTCCTCTGGGCCTCGGCACACGCTGCCGCCATGTCCGTCAAGGACTTAAGAGACTGACTCACCATCACAGAAAAGCGGCGGAAGGCATCCCTGGAAGCGGGCGGCATCACCTCAAtgtcctctgcctcctccagGGAGTCTTGATCAAAGCTGCCAGAGTCTAAGGAGTCATCCAGCTCAGTCCCATTTGGGGTCTTACCATTGACCATCTTGCTCTTTGGGGAGAGCTTTGGGGAGGAGGTCTGCAGGGGTGCCACCTCATTGTTGAGGCTGTTCTTCAAGGCCACATTGGCAGTGGTGTCTGGCCGGGgcagcctggtggtggtggaagtcttCTCTGCCGCTCTCACAGGGCTCTTGACACCATTGGTGGTTGGGGGAGAGGCTGCCGTCCTGCGGGGTGACTGACTAGTCTTGGCAGGGAGCTGTGGTTTATCCTCTGAAGGGACTGATTTCCTGCCTGTCTTTGGGCTCTTCTGAGGGGAATGATTCCCCCCTTTTGGGGAAgtaggggagggggcaggggccTTTCCTGTGGGACTGGGAGTGGCCAGTTTGACTGCCTGGCGGGGTCGGTGGGTTGTTGGGAGGTTGtttgtgggggaggtggtggggctGAGCTGAGGCTTGCGGAGTCTGGAGGGCACTGAAGGCGGCTTCTCGGAGCTGTCTGGTGAGGGACTCCTGATGACTTTGTGGGAGGGGGAAGGCGTCCGGACACTCTTGTTGAGGGGCGAATGCTTCCCTGTATCCTGGGAGGTCAAACAAAAGGAGTTAGAAATGCTACAGTTCAAGATCCATGCTTATACTAATAATATTTTCaagtgtgtattatatatatgccATAATTAAGTAAAAACCTTATGTATTGTTGAAAAAACAGACCTATGAAACAGCATGCTACTATAGTACATATTTACTACAACATACTGTATTCACAAGTAGATAAGTTAGTGATGAAGGTGACATGGAGAGGTTGGTTACCTGGGAGGGGCTGCGTGGAAGTGGAGGCTTTGTGGAGGTCTTTGTGCCGTTCCTCGGAGGCAACTCAGGTGGGTCCTCATCCTGGTCGAGGCTCTTGAGGGACGCTGACTTGACGGTGAccatgctggaggaggaggtgagggagtcaTTGCTCGACGCCACACTCTGCTTAGAGGGTGACCCAGGGGAGGTCTTGACTTGGCTCAGGTCCTCACTAGAGGCTGAGGATTTGGTGCTCTTGGTGGGAGACTTGAGGATGGTGTTGGAGGCGGAGTGGCCCAGAACATTGGTTTGGGAGGCAGATTTGGCCAAGTTTCCCGTACTCATAGAGATACTTCTTTGGATTTTTGATGGAGGGTTGGAAGGGAGGGATTTCTTTGGGTGGGTGAGGGTGCCTGTGCGGGTGATAGGGGTacgggggggtggagggggcgggGACTCATCGTCTTTAGCTTCTGCCTTGCTGGTTGGCACTGTCATTTGGCGCTGGAGTGTGGAGGGCcgctggagggaggaggtggaccaggaggtaggggagggggcAGAGGCAGCTCCAGTGCTAAAGGTTCTGACTCTGGACAAGACTGACGGTTGCCTGGAGTCATGGGTCTCACctacaccctccctcaccccctcactgGCATTTGCATTTGCCAGCTGCTTGCGCTTGAGGGTGTCGAAGCTCTTGAACATCTTATCGTTCTCCTCTAAGGCCTGTGCAAGCTTGGCGTCCAGCTCATACCCCCCCGTGGAGTTGTTGGACCTAAGGCTGTCGTACCCAGATGAGTCACTCGGGGACTGTGAGTTGTCTTTGCTGAGCCGGAGGAGCAGCTGCCGGTTGTCAACAGAGGCACTAGAGGTAGGTGGGCTGACGTAGGGTGTCCGCACAGGGGACTCAAATCGCCGCTGAAGTGACGCAACCTTCCCGGACCGCTTTGGCATGGTCTCGGAGCTGACCCGTACCTCCCCCACCTCATGGTCTTTCTCTCCTACCCCCTCCAAGTCACTCCCATCCTCACACATCTGCAAGAAACAAGAGTATTACATTCTATATCCATTAGTTTATGATCCAATAGTATTCTTTGAATGGTACTAGTTAGAAAAGGTCCTATTAGGAGATTTTGAATACCACTAAAATCAACAAAAGTACTAATCCAATAATCATATAAACGCACCCCAACAAATCAATTAAGAGTTTCATACACAAACGTACCTTACTGATTCCTTCTTTGGCTTCGTACAGTCGCCGGATGATGTCCGACGACCGGTTGTCCTTCTCATCCGAGGTCGGGGGTGGCGGGATGATGAAGGCAGAGATATCGTACTCTCCTCCCATCCGACTCCGACTTTCAGCGTATGACTGAAGATCCTGCACCAAAAAACACAAACCATGAAAACACAAATACAGTATGtacctttaaccccttcactccggcgacaccAACGTCGGCGTCCGACAGGCGTCCGACGCCATCACCGTTagttctcttctaaacctcttaatcctcttccatttcctcttaatcctcttctaaacctcttaagacgaaatggaagaggattaagaggaatttagaagagaattaagaggtttagaagagggttaatcctcttccatttcctcttgaccctttccatactgtgatgctgacgtctgcatcacggatggaaagggttaagacatACCATTGAAATTGTCGATAATATGATGATGTGAATATGCATAATCTCTTTTTCCATACATTTCAATTAGTAGAGTTTAGCTGGAGACTCACCACAGAGCCttcagggggaggagggatggtaagGTTGGCAATGAAGGAGTCgatgtcttccccttcctccaggtGAATGCCCAGTTGACGCAGGGCAGCCAGGGTGAAGTTGGGCTCCCTACCGTTGCTTCCTGAAACCCTGTTGCCCGCGATAGGAGAGAAAACGGTCTCGCTGGTGCTGGTATTGAGGCTGCTGAGGGAAGTGCTGTCCTCAGTGTCACTTGCTCCTATTagcaaagaaacagaaagaatatTAATATGAATGCCAAAGGATCTAAAGAAGGGGACACACTAAGTAACTACGTATATGTGAAGCAAGGAAACAATGAAACGGACCACCCCTGTATTTCCTAAAGGCTGACCTGTGTTGGAGTCTGAATAACAGGCGAGGGAGTCGTGGTCCAGCCAGCTTGGGTTGGTGAGGGAGCGCAGGTCTCCCAGGTCCTGCTCCAGTGCCTTCAGCTCCTTCTCCAGCGTCTCCCGGTCAGCGAAGGGCGTGGGGGGTGTGCTGACTTGTGGGGGGAACACCTTTGTGCCATCCTGGGGAGAGGGAGATTGTTAGTGGAAAAAGTCAAAGGGACACAAATAGTACTTTCATAAACCTTTTGAATGTGTTCAAAGCAAAAACTTGTGAGGAAAAGGATGTGGTTGATTTTGTCACTATTAAATCATGACTATCTATGCATGAGCTGTTACAAATGATAGGAACATTACATAAAACACTACTACAGATAAATAAAATGCTGTCACCGATGAATACGAACAACACATGAAACATTATAGGAACTAACCTCGTCcggggtgatggggggagggatCATGGTGAGGTCGATGATGTCAGGGTCAAGGTAGAGTGTGCCCTCCGCGAAGGTGTACGGGAGGCCAGAGTTGTCCTCCAGCTGTTTGATGAGTGCTCGAATGTCATCCTCGCGGCTTTGGATGTTGAGGGGCAGGTTGTCAGGGGAGTGGAGGCCGAAGGAAGACCCGCTTGGCTTGAGGACTGACGAGGGGCGCTGGGGAACCTTGCCAGCTGTGGGGGTAAAGGTTTTGGAGCAATGATTTGGAATACAATGAATGACTTGCTTTGATCTTTACACTCTTTCCTGCATTTTTTTGAAGGTTTGAAGGTTAGTTGAAGATACATATGGCAACAGAAGAGTACTTtgtaaggaaggaagtgagatatGGGTATGTTAATATAACCAATCTtaactttacttctttctctcttcttctctcctctcccttcaatcAAGGTACTTTAAAAGGCACTCAGCACCCACCTGGTCGATGGGCCGGACTCTGGTTGGGTGTGGACTGAGAGTCGGTGTCGCTGCCAGATCGCTCCTCACTTTCCACTACCTCGCCATTTGGCAACATCTTCTGACCCTGAAAGAATAATGAGCTTTAGTTAATACACAAATTTACCCTTTGGAAATGAGATACAACATGTCAACTTCCAGCCCAGCGCTGTATAAAGAGAATGagtgatgaaaaaatgaaaagatactTGGTAAAGATCCACTGAGACatagaaacagagacaaagaaaagagggaaaggggaaaatgttTGAAGAGGAAAATGTCCAGAGGGGAAAATGTCCGGCACCCTCATTCACCTGGGTCAGAAGCAGGAGTGAGTCAGAGTGCTTGAGTCGGCCATACTGGTCTGAGCGCACACTCTCCGTCTCCGTCGTCTCCCCGTCAGCATCACTCAGGTAGTTCTCGGCGTCCTCCACCAGCTGCTGCAATTCCGCCACCCTTCGTATCACCTGCACACCCAAGGAAAAACCAGGTATTAGCAACACATCCCCTAAGACTCAAACATACCTTACAGACTCCTAAAACTTCTAGTGTATTTCAAGGTTATATGGCAGAGGTATATGACATCAAGCAAAGTATTTCATGATCTTATATTGAAAGGTGCTACAAGTCTACTAGGTTAGCTGGCTGCAACTTATTTACAGTGCTGTTAACTATGGATATTCCTCTAAACAAGCTGGTATGGTCATCAAGTTGGCCAGGAGTGCAGCCAACGCAGCCCCGAGTAATGGGACTCATGCCTCATTGGTTAGTTGATGACTTGCGGCTGTGCTTGAGTTAGTATCGGTCAAGGCTCACATGCAACTGGGCGGAGGCTCCTATAAGCAACTGGCCAATCATAATCAAAGTTCCTGTCACCATTTTTTGCCTTAGCTTCCACTAGACCCGTGGGGAGGAGGGTGTTGGCGGACTTGGTGGTTAGCAGGGGTTGGGGTTATAATTTAGACCTGAGTAGTAGTGAACCAAATGACTCACCAAGCAGCACTAATTAAATGCTTTTACTAAACTTTGTGAGGGTTTAAGAAGCTGCTACACTATGAGCTTcaattttatctttccttctacaATGATTTCCGTACTTTGCAATAAAAAAATATCTGTTGTATTATTTAAGCCATAAACTATACTATATCTATACCACATCCcactataactctctctctctctctctctctctctctctcttgctcttgctcgctcgctctcgctctctcttcggtTGACTGATAGTAAAAGTCAATCCACAGTGTTGAGGAAAGCCGCAACACCCATAACAACACTTCCTGCTGCCTGCCGAGTGCCACTGTCCTGTTCCCACGCCGTCAGTGCCACACCACCATCTTTCCGGCACTGTCACACCTTTGTCACAGTAGTCTAACCATAACTGAACCATAACTGAACTACCTAATACTTGGAAAGGTGTGTAAGTCTATATCAATTTTGTGAAGGAGTCGGCAGTAGTTCCTTTTTTGCTGCTTGCTTTGATACATAacattttttttggtatttttcttaagTGATGACAATGCATCCTGTGAATAAGGTAGCTACTTGACATATGAATTCTTTGTGTTAAGTAAGTTGTGCATTATTCAACAGCAAAACAAGCAGCATTCCAGACAAAAGGTTTTTCTGAGTGTATGAATAAGCTGTCTGTTGCTGCTGGTGATAGGCAACATATCTACCTAGGGTGTTCTCGCATCTCTGTCTTTTCTGTCCCTTTTATACGTCTGTCTGTCATCATGCAAAAACAAAATCAGGGACACACCCAAATTATGCACCGCCAGGGGTCGCCATTAACCGTTATCTTTGTATTGTTGCTGTGATTCACGACTTTTTTGTCATTATTGGCAATCAATGACTAATGCAAATTCGGAAtgccacccccccttccccccacccactGGATGTGTCCCTGACGTAATTGACAGCTCAcacatgtgcacacacacacacacacacacacacacacacacacacacgtaaaccgGAAGTCCTAAATAGAAGGTAATTATGGTGTTATTCACAAATgcagcaggaaaaaaaatattattcccCAATCAGTCTatttgcaaggaaaaaaaaaaaaaatccatacacAGCTGATTGAGGCACACATCCTTTTCCAAACCTGAACGAGTCTAAACCTTTGTAAATCAACACCCATATAAACAATCTATATAAACCTAAATGCAAAACGAACTCATAACCACGAAaccaacaaagaaataaaaaacgcAATTAACTTGCTCTATATAATCTGTAGCGAATAATAACGACATTTGGCTTTGAATAATACTAATAGCCTttgtctctttcccctctttaccggCTGCTAGGGTCAAAGAGAAGCTCGGTGCACATTCATTTGGCAGAACAACAAAGCTGACCCTTGTGGCTGAGAGGGGAGTCACGAGGCGCGTTCAAAATGTGCCTGACTGAGGGAGCAGCAGATGAGTGGgcgaggggaggggtgagagggggaaggggaaggggaggggaggatgaggagagggggacggaaggatgaggagaggggaagagggggatggaaggatgaggagagggggagaggggaaaggggaaggaaggagaggggaagaggggaatgagaggagagggcgaagggaacgggaatagaggggaagagggacaggaggaggaggggaggaacgggaggagaggggaaaagggacaggaggaagaggggaggaacgggaggagaggggaagagggataggaggaggagaggggatggggaacgggaggaaaggggaaaggaaacgggaggagagatgggagggaacaggaggtgaggggagagggagactaatggagaggggaaagagaggggaaactgAGGGGAGCTGTGTGATGAAGGACAATGTTTTGCTTTCATTAAGGGCAAACAACTACATTAAAGGACtacaattaaaacacacacacacacacaaaggaaaataTTTTGTGTGCTgcgtcgttgtgtgtgtgtgtgtgtgtgtggatgttttTCATTGTAGGGAGTAGAAACGTGAATATGCGATGAgtcagctgtgtgtgtgcgtgtgtacgtattTCAAACTTTTCCACTTgttattgttgagagagagagagagagagagagagagagagagagagagagagagagagagagagagagagagagagagagagagagagatgagggagggggagggatttgAAACGTTCTATGTATTTCGAGCAAACTATTTTTACTCCCCACAGCaaaacgtgtaaaaaaaaaacaaaaaaaaaaaacagctgacagGTAACAAAACAGaaccccgtcccttcccctccaaaaaaaaaaaaaaaaaaagagaattacaaCGTTGCCGCTCCGCTTTTaaaacgtaaatacaaatgaaaacaAGTACAGGGTGTTAATCACAATCTACAATGCAAAGTGAAGGCATTAACTAAACCAAAAatctttaaataaaaaaaataataatcatggcAAATATATTCGTAGttttcatatattctttttttctcatgttattctgagacaaaaaaaaatattatacgtAAACAAGGCTCCTAAAATGAATGGATAACCTAACATTTCTATGCTGCTTTTAAACGTGACCAAATTTTATCACGACTTATTCATAAACACACTAACTAAAAACCTCAATTACTCATCAAATATCAATCACCTTTATGAACTGACAAGGGTAGCTACGTTATCTTTCATTCACTCACATACATCAGGTCATCAGGTCAAGCTAGGTCAGGTGTGGTCATGTTAGGAGGGAACGTTAGGGTGGGTTGGGGGAAGCGAATTGTTGGTTAGCATAATAaagatgcaggtggtggtggtggtggtggtggtcagggtggGGGGAGTGGTAGGGATTGGTGAAAgacgaataaaagaagagaagagaaagacaagaagaaaagggaagaaaagaaaagaagataaaatgagagaagagaaaagataaaa encodes the following:
- the LOC126995933 gene encoding uncharacterized protein LOC126995933 isoform X4; translation: MASLRSLIHTLKKSTNSKVHASQTSSWLPPLENWDSGGVGLPYGWEAATDKEGKQYFINHLNKTTTYEDPRKDYLDEPPQPRHIDLVRDPEMGFGFVAGSEKPVIVRFVTEGGPSEEKLLPGDQILMINGEDVKKAPRDHVIQLVRSCKDRVQLTVTQPPLDNSARKSALLSAAKKQRLKSNPSRVRFAESVDINGSPSYSVSPSSLSHPAPSNFNSSESTTPFMPNVLKVFLENGQTKSFKYDSSTTVGDVLDSLHQKLGIKCPEHFSLVVEHVKSLRRNKLTLLDPRETLSRIAARPGAQHLRCLYRVTFVPRDAYDLLRKDSMAFEYLYLQCCNDVIQERFSPELKYDVALRLAALHIQQHALSNNMSSKVSVKNIERDCGLERFVPASLVDSMKRKELRKLLSHFLKINSSLTTPGQKQLTALQAKLHYLKIISDLPSYGAKCFSTNMKDTNMETVILVSPRFGISQITGIRNSMPEALCEIEQVTAVRVSREDELSFRVELSLKDPDKENLLLSLEERDAEELVLVLQGYYRLLTENPLPLTHARDRHAHDQAPPYHSRHKVAAASWSYAAPTNEEEDSRGGGGDQPDRYVDLSLAPPYKPPPEGYKVPNGHLPGIDMEETGVYVNSRRHNLLDSNMNKTNSVYENTHDPSGGGSPTPPHYAHPAHTHSPQPASPARHGLDAKKVHFSLTGTQRQDDRVCEARNEEVIRRVAELQQLVEDAENYLSDADGETTETESVRSDQYGRLKHSDSLLLLTQGQKMLPNGEVVESEERSGSDTDSQSTPNQSPAHRPAGKVPQRPSSVLKPSGSSFGLHSPDNLPLNIQSREDDIRALIKQLEDNSGLPYTFAEGTLYLDPDIIDLTMIPPPITPDEDGTKVFPPQVSTPPTPFADRETLEKELKALEQDLGDLRSLTNPSWLDHDSLACYSDSNTGASDTEDSTSLSSLNTSTSETVFSPIAGNRVSGSNGREPNFTLAALRQLGIHLEEGEDIDSFIANLTIPPPPEGSVDLQSYAESRSRMGGEYDISAFIIPPPPTSDEKDNRSSDIIRRLYEAKEGISKMCEDGSDLEGVGEKDHEVGEVRVSSETMPKRSGKVASLQRRFESPVRTPYVSPPTSSASVDNRQLLLRLSKDNSQSPSDSSGYDSLRSNNSTGGYELDAKLAQALEENDKMFKSFDTLKRKQLANANASEGVREGVGETHDSRQPSVLSRVRTFSTGAASAPSPTSWSTSSLQRPSTLQRQMTVPTSKAEAKDDESPPPPPPRTPITRTGTLTHPKKSLPSNPPSKIQRSISMSTGNLAKSASQTNVLGHSASNTILKSPTKSTKSSASSEDLSQVKTSPGSPSKQSVASSNDSLTSSSSMVTVKSASLKSLDQDEDPPELPPRNGTKTSTKPPLPRSPSQDTGKHSPLNKSVRTPSPSHKVIRSPSPDSSEKPPSVPSRLRKPQLSPTTSPTNNLPTTHRPRQAVKLATPSPTGKAPAPSPTSPKGGNHSPQKSPKTGRKSVPSEDKPQLPAKTSQSPRRTAASPPTTNGVKSPVRAAEKTSTTTRLPRPDTTANVALKNSLNNEVAPLQTSSPKLSPKSKMVNGKTPNGTELDDSLDSGSFDQDSLEEAEDIEVMPPASRDAFRRFSVMVSQSLKSLTDMAAACAEAQRNGGPATQDEAKFQEAREALTSESRQFVTASKLFVKSATESEDTLLQCLSSCVALLQRMVDVTQEVVHHTTTPLQTQNVVVKVRDVATTYQSTVRAALSAAGRGMDHPSMNTLMTQATNLAGVLTALMRTLRVFSP